TTTAAAATAGTTAGGACTGCCCATTCAGTATGTTGGATAGGTGATTAAATAATATTGTTCAAGTAGATAAATATTTAGATAATCATCTTTTAATTTTAAGACACCATGAAACTCTGCAAAGCTGGACTACGGGTATAActaatcatacataaaaacagagcaaGTACACACAAGGTTGAAGAAGGTGCAGGCATGAAACAGAGGATAGAGAGGGCCATGTTGGTGAGAATTTTTAGAGTAGTTATAGGCAACATGATACACTTCATGGGCCTCATGGTCAACCCTCTAACATTCATAAGAAAATGACTTTCATCAGTAAAACATATCAGTAGTCAATTTAAATATAGTGTTTAACAGCTATAGCAAACAAATCTGACTATACCTGCATATTAAACTATCTTCTTAATTTATGACTAGgacattgcagcagatatcggagactGCTATTTTGCTCCATTTAACAAATTGTGCCCAATGACTAATGACAGTTGATgctggcgttagccattgaagcctatggggagagcattgcggtagagggatctttggatccctcagtGCAGTTCTCTCCTCccgtcactatcgcaaaggtgacCACTTTGGAAGGCAACTCTAGTAaccaaatatatatgaaaataaattttCATCTAATCCATGATCAAAAATAGACTATTCCAAATAATATAAACCCATTTGCTTCTGTCAACATCTGTACTGTGTAATGTTTCCTCATATTACTGAGACGCATATCTGTTTATGTTGGCAAAAAAACTGATTAtgcagcaaaataataaacatatccTGTTATGTACCCATTAGTTCCCTATATTTCTGGCAGTATGACTGTGTCGTAACATGGTCTCAGAGGTGTAGCATTTGTTTATAAAAAGAACAGCTTTGATAGCGTTATTCACAACAGGCAGACAGCAACTAATCAGTGTCTGGACAAGGGGCACGACATAGAGCACAAGATGGACTCCACAACAAAACCACAAACTAACAGGTACAACAACACACAATTTAACAGCATATTGATACAATTTTTCTCAACACAGCTTGGAAGATTACATTTTTGGCATATACACGTATGCTTTGTACGTTTATGCAGACTTTGATGaaataatgaatacattttgAAATGCTTGTGAAATATCACGTACTTGTTTAACGTTTAACCTGCAATCTGCTGAATCCTCTCAATCAGATATGAATGTGTGTTCTACATGGTTATAAAATTCCTTGCCTTCTGCTGTCACGAACAATGTAAAATGTGTCTACAGTTGTATTTTTAGTGCCGTTGTTTTACAATTcagacaaaaaatgcaaaataaaggcAGTGTGACAAACAGCTTTTTAAAAAGGAAGTGTTTGTTTCAATGCACATCTGACTTGTATCCATAAGTTTATTGAAAGAAAATGCAGTCTGAAGGGAGACTTAAAAGCctaaaatggcagatgataaTGACAGTAAAGTGCATGTGGCAAATAAAGAAGACAATAAGGATAAAATTCAATGTCAAACATTACATCACTAGGGGCTCTATTTACTATGTCTGCATAGTGTACTGCTAGAGGCATCATTATGTAACATAATGCAGCAATGCATAATGTTGTATCACAGACATTAACTAAAAATTACCTTCTTTGTGATGTAATGCAAAAGTCCCCCTCCGCTACGATAGAGGAGGAGCTTTGCATTGTTACTTACGCTACCGTTATTGTCAAAAGCAATTGTTCTTGCTTCTTCGTAAATTGACTCAGACATGCGGAGATTAATGTATGCTAAATGCTCCGACTGCATAAACGTAAGCTTATAGCAGTCTCTGCATGTGCTTTTCGCTGCTTTGTAGAATGGATAAATTTGCAGTTCACATTTAATATGTGGGGTCTGCATTAAGTTAGGAAAAATTGATTATGGCAGTAGAAATCTCAGATTTTTCATGCATTGAACAACTCGTAAATAAAGCAATGGCATTTTGCAAAGAAAAATTTGGTTTTCTCCGTTTTTATGGTGCAACGCATCTTTGAACACAGACCCCTATATCTTTATCGTCTCGGCTAAAATCACTATTAACACAATACTAAACATACCATCTGCCACTAGTGAACTTTATTCTCTGCCTCTGTTCTTAATTTTTGTCTTTGAGCTGAAAAACACTCAATGGTGCTGTTAAGCAGTCATCTAACAGAAACCAATAATCTGCATAGATTATAATTGGAGTGAAATGCAgagattatatatttaaaaaagcatacaAAAAGGTATAAATTTCCAAGTTTTAATGACTacatatgaaataaaatgtttatgcTGTATAATCAATTGTTTCTGTTAAGTAGGAATAGGTATattggctttattttttttatatagttctcTTTGGGACTTGTCTGAGGAATTGAAAGAAGCAACAAAGGAGGTCCATCAGCAAGCAGAGGATACAGAATTTATGAGGAATTTTCAGAAAGGCCAAGTGTCATTAAATGAGTTCAAGGTAAGAATGTTTTAAACTGGTTGTATTAGAATTGTAAAGGACAAACAACTCATGATGATGCAACATTAATTTAACCAATGAATAGGCCATATTTGAAAAATGGAGTGTCActtataataaagcatttttttttaatgtgatctATTTACTTTTGTCAAATATGTAACATCAAAACTTGTCCTACTCTTGTTTTTAGCTTGTGATGTCCTCTTTATACTTTGTGTATGAGGCACTGGAGGAAGAGATTGAGCATAACAAAGAGAATCCTGTCTTTTCACCAGTTTATTTCCCACTGGAACTCCATCGCAAAGCTGCTTTGGAGAAAGATCTTGAGTATTTCTATGGCCCACAATGGAGAAAAAGGATCACTCACCCACAGTCTACAAAAAACTACGTAGACAGACTTCATCATGTTGGTCATAAGGAGCCAGAGCTGTTGGTCGCTCATGCTTATACACGCTATTTAGGAGACCTCTCAGGTGGCCAAGTTCTCAAGAAGATTGCTCAGAAGGCCCTCCAACTACCAATCACGGGTGAAGGATTGGCTTTCTTCACATTTGACTATGTTACTAATGCAACAAAGTTCAAACAACTCTATCGCTCACGAATGAACTTTATAGAAATGGATAATGCTACAAAAAGAAGAATCATAGAGGAAGCAAAAACAGCATTTATACTAAATGTAAAGGTGAATATATTTCCTCTTTAAGAACTAAACTTTGCCCTTAAAATTAGTTGAAATCCTACTGCTGTTTTGCACTTTGATTATCTCTAATatatcaatattattttatttacactagTGAATGCTGCTGTACCTTGATTCATTGAAAAAGTATCACTCTAAATTAATATCCTATGTTTGTTCTTTTCACTAACTTACAAAGATGTTAGCAAGAACAGATGCACTGTGCAGACATTTCCACTGGCAGGATCAATGGATCATGTAACTTGGCTCCCTTCGATGGGGCCTATTTAAGATGTTTTTATTTGATTTCCGCTAAAAACAGCCGTTTTCCGGGATAGCCGAATATTAAAGTATCGTCTTAATTTATGACTAGGGCATCGAAGCAGATATCTACTACTTTCCCTGTCTCTTCGAACGCAAAAGCAGTCCTCATTGgttactatggggactgctgtTTTGCACCCTTTAGcaagttctgaaaatcaaagattttcggAATTTGTACACGATGACTGACTAATGACAGCTGAAACTTGCGTTAGCTATTgcagcctatggggagagcattgcgatAGAAAAGGTGACCACTTTGCCATTGtcaccatagaggacataggagacaggtctgcacaggaacagcagttttccgtctctgctgttcctagtgaagaattttaataaatagtcacaatATTTCGGCTTTGTGACAGATCATATCTGACAGGGACTGGGTCAAGGCTAATGCTGTATGAGTGAGTGCAATTGAGTGAGCAAAAGAAGATTGACAAACCGAGTAATGAAGAAGAATAAAGTAggtattgttcaaacagtgtATAAACAAATGTGAAGAATTGTTGACATTCTGGCATGGTTGAATTATTTCCTAAATTGACAGCCATATTgacaaatattgttgtttttgacTGATGTGGGAAATCCGATATCCTACTTTATCCCAAGGAATTAATGATATCCCAGcttatttttatattagaaaCTGATTAAATACTTTGTATTGTATGAAAACACCATGACCTGTCTTTAATTATaccttattcttattatttgttGTAAGGTATTTGAAGAACTACAGATCCTTTCAATACAATTCCAGAATGATAACTTCAGATCTGAGGCAAAATTGAGAAATGGACCATCAAAAAACATGAAAGGTGAGACATAAGCTTTTATTCTCAAAAGGCTACAggttagtaaaaatatatatctatcttaaaACATTGGATAATTTCCCACTAGGTTAGTTAATTTTTTCTGTAGACTGACTATTATTGCACTAAAATAATATAGGCCATTTTGGGAGGCTGTAACGTAAAGCCAAGTGAATCAAGTTTTCAGCaaatgaaaatgacttgaaattaactTGTGAATTTTGCAGTAGGTCTAGGTTGAAACAAGCAACTTGACTACACCAGTGTAATCAATGCAGTCTTAGATTACCATGTGGTCTTTTGTCCTATGTGAGTTTCATTGGGGCATCCGATTCTTTCCAAGGTATTATTTTTCCCttgctgatgattatgatgactcCACATATGTATAATGATACTCATAGTAGATATATAGTTGATATATTTGTATACTCTAAGATAATAACATTTTTGGCAAAACACACCTTTATGACAATATATTCGTCTAATAAAATATTGAATAGAACAATAGATATTTTATGAAACAAACTTCAtatttgtaatgtatttattGTCCAACATTGCctctcattttaattttttttttatcaagtatATTCCAATACCTGGACCCAAGCCAATGAGAAGTCAATATGCTCTAAGCAATTTCTTAGATGGTCTGTCATTGCAGGATGTGTTCTACTGGCCATCATGGGACTGtacatattgtaacaaaaacgGACTCTGTGTTCCTGCGAAATgcaacaaattatattttataccaAACTTAAATCGTATTTcaaatttttaaaattttattaaaataatcatgTCTAGAAAACTTTCTTTGTAATATATGAAACTCATATTTTACCAATGATACTAAAATGAACCCTGCAatcacatacttacattaccttAGTGAATTGCCATTACTTTTATACGACACAACATGAACATTTTATTTCAGTCATTTTGCCATATTTTGAAAAGTTTCAGTGTTTACTATGAGTTTCCACATGTCTTTCATCTTGATAAAATAGTCTATCCAGTGCTACAGGGGTAAAAACATACAACAATACTCATCCTCATGTGGTTTTTCAGGGCCATTCCTTCTATGTACCTTCTTTCAGATGGTACAAATCCAGGGGCACCATATTactcagcactatacagagaatatttcattGTTTACATCTGTCCCTACCCAGTTGGAGCTTATACTCTAATTTCTCTAACACACAAAcccacactagggtcaattttatcattttagtatatttttgggCTGTGTGAGGAAAcgagagcacccagaggaagcccatATAAACTACACATTTAAACCTTTGGATAGAATTACACCCATGAACACAGTAGtgtgagacagcaatgccaaccactgtgccaccatggcCACTTAAGTGGTCACTATTTATTTTCTCCAGTGACTAAAAGTAGGCATACGTTTTATATGGGAAGCACAGTAAGCGATGGAAGCAGTAGAGGAGTGAAAAGGATACTTCAGTCTTGTCAGTGCTCCTCACTTAGCGACTGTAGGAGGAAGCACACAGTGATCTGTCACATTGCTTTTACTCCTGCAGTCACTGTTGGAGGGAATTAGTGATGTTTGCCAGATAGAGgtactgtaatatatattttatatttcaattatttttcctataaaattgtctatttgtttttcacttgcatATTGTTCCAACAACACATTAAATGTGGATTTCAGGCCTTACACCACAAAACCCTGCAGCAGTGTGCAGACTTTATATATCCTCTGTATTACCAGAGCATTGTACCAAACAATTAATGAAACTGTATATATGTAGTTTTTTTTCTGAAAAACTGGAAATAAATTTgtaactatttttaaaaatataaattgttcttgttttatataaagatgtgtattctatttttaaagtgcaaatgtttttttccatcatttttatatttatatacttttaacTCAAATTACTTCAATAACATAAATTTTAACCCTATCTCAGTCCAGACTCGGTCATGTGGCAACAGGTTTTCTAATTAATGCCTTTCCTCAATCCATGTGTTCAGCATGTGCTGACTCGTGTTTAAATGCatacatttaggggtaaatttatcaagctgtgggtttaaaaaagtggagatgttgcctatagcaaccaatgaagcAACCAATGAAGCTgtcacatatttttttataactatatatatacatatatatatatatatatatatatatatatatatatatatatatatattttaggacaCGCTTGGAATGTTTTTTCTCTGTTTCATTTAGTTGCCATAGTCATGCTACATATCCTGTACATTGCCTCTTAAAGCCTGTATGCAGTGTCCTAGTATGTTCTGAAAACTATTTGCAAAGAGGTGCGGTATGGTGAAAGTAAAACATGGCACAGTCTCTGTACATAACATCCACATAATAAACATTGTCTGTGATTTGGAGGAGTTGTGTCTTCAGGTACCTCACACTATTCTTCAGGGTTGTAGAATGCAATATTCATATTTCAAGAATATTGATCACCATGACATTGACTTTTTTGAGAGTGttacaaacacgctcccagctgccgtgactttgggtgtttgctgtataagGTTTGcacatgattccagcccgcagtctctctctacctatcacacaggttatagacctactgaatcacccccagCCAGCGCTCACATCCCCACACACtacaggtttgccaccacctattgaatacgggcaataggaccccaatatactgtcccacactggcacacaaggcttctagctaccacaggataaaaaaaaagcccccaccagcaaacaaagggttaactcttcacacttcCAGACCGTTACACacatgtaaatgcaagcacacactaagttTGTTAATCAGTTGTataaacaaatcacacaccgacATTCAAAGGGATAACTTGgatgagctatattcttcttaacaggctaatggatttgttacagtatcaaggacgccacttattaaattatagatttaacatacaaaagtgcagggcattcagataaaaaaaaaaccaattaataaattgacataacatGCACAAGAAAAACAGTTTAGAATAAAAAgcattaaattcagagtataacttacatgagttgtataatctgtgccatgggaaactggctaggaagatggatagcttatcaatgtggattgattttcccaaaagattgacaatttgttgtaactggactcagctttttaaagacacctttacaccttcccacctcctgggggttgtggtctgtgatacttttttcaatcaccatttgcatgttgtctgatttagtACCCATTacaatgtgacctaacttttctgtggagcgtcacacagacccaattttaattaaaataaattccctatgaatttgtccatcttttgataccaaacacgcctaaatacagtgtattcctagagcttacactcatttccttaacttctctgtggggcagaattcgtaatttgacatatgagctgcccttcatcatgctattggggaatatgtggttgatcactatttttattgattttaagtggcatattttaaaactgaattatttttgtctatatcacatatagccaagtcaacacatgggctctttgagccagacaccatagCTGAGCGTTTCCTAGAAGTCTagtcaggtgtcaaaactccatcccaggccaggatatatctcgcagcaggggctctttgaagctgccacaggtgacactcctatcttctcacactggaatgtgcagagccatcaaatacacatacaacagactttctgtcttcacattttacactttagtagcacAACTTATCAATAGATTTTttggatataacatatttacactgcagttacgatttaggccttattccccataATTATGTGatggttaacccttataaataactgtaacttctctatgttcacgacacctcCCCTTTTAAGAGATGGTAATGGGATTAACTGACAGGTAATTGTCCAGGCCAACTCCCACAGATTCCCCCTGGTTCCACtggaatagctgttagctgggactcaataggttctctggtgCGAAGGGTTAAGAAGGGGTTAAATATCTAATTCGGCTGGGACTTCTGGTCCTTTCATAGCTGTGGGCTAACTTCTGCATTCTTACCTACACTCTTTGTACCTCTCACTGACTGCGTCTCTGTGGGTGCTGCCTGAGAGAACACCTCCCTCCCACAAAAACTTCTGTAAGTGGGAATCCCTCAATTCAGGCACAGCAGAATACTTACTTCCACTCTGCCTTACTTCCCAGTTATGAAATTCCCTCTCAGTGGGACAAACTAGGTAATTATTATCCAGGGTGTTACTGGACagtacactcccctcccccttggacccATCTATATGGGGGTGTAGTATAACAGGGAGTGTGGGCCCCTCATCTAAGCTGTTAGTGAGGGTGGGatagcaactgacccccctgtctctatagaataTTCAGGTGAATGTTCAGAACTCAGATGGAGATtccagcagcaatgtaaggattgctgtcacttGCTATTTCCTGTTGGTCATGTCTAAATGTCTTCCCCACATTCTCAACACCCTTGGGTATGGCTGGTTCATGCACAGAACAGACagtttcactctgccctccctcccatttaCAATGTACCCTCACTTCTGAACACAGTACCTGGTTAAGAACGTTGCTGCTATCTAACCCAACAGATGTAATCTCATTGTCATCTATCCTATTTCTAGTAAGCAACTTATTTACACCTGTATCAATGCCAATATTTGCTGTAACAATGTCATCTGTCCCTacctcatgacaagatgtcagtgggaaaacaggtttagattctaatgcaatactatttttggcattatcatcattatacGCATCAGGTACAATACAACATTATTTTTCCCTGTCCCATCCTGGCACCTGGGAAGAACCATGGGTACTATCAGTAGATTCTACCACAGTGACAGGTGTGGCATTAGCTCATTACACTCATCAGATACAATACCACATTCCCTTTCTCTGTCACTACCTGGtacctggtaaaaaaaaacattgttactCGCAGCAAACTGACACTGTAACATGGGTGGCATCAAAATCATTACATACTTCAGGAACAATAGAATATACCCTTTCCCcatcacatcctggtttacacatttcagttGCAACTGAACAGActttttccttgtcacctcctggtacCTGGGAAAAAATGTTGGTACTTCCACCGCCACTGCAGTTGtactacagtatatatatatcgtGGGAACAAGCGCTCAAATTCAGTGATACAAAACCACACACCCTGTCACGAGCAGCACATAGAGAGACTCTCTCCCAAATAACTGCAGTTCTATCAGTGTCCAACGCTGGAGGATCCATTACTACATCTAATATACGGACTACATTATCCAGCATCACTTGCGGTTCTCTGATTGAACATTGAGATTACCAACAGCGCTTACCATCGGGCGGTTGGATATTGTATTCAGGAATACAGCTCTCTCAAACAGATGATACATCCTCTACAGCCCTTGGAGGACTGATTTATCATGTGGAGTAACATCATCTAAGTTTGAGTCTACAACggtactttttaatatataggtTTATTATTATCCTATGGATCAACGCTATATCCAGTTTTTagcccatatataaatatatataattaatcagATCACCCCAAAGGGGATCTTGCTGCATGTTAGTAAGTGTATGGGTGTAATCAAGGTCTACACAGTGTATGTTTTAATAACGTGGGAAACCAcatgttattatatgttatttgttATTTGGTATTCAGTTAGTATATGTGTGGTTATATGTTCTGCCACTGAGCGCTATAGGATTTAAATGCAGTTGTACTACAGACCTGCGGTGGTGTAATTGCAGCCATATGAAGCAGCAAACCATTCGGTAGGGCCGCAGCTTCATTTCATTAGTCACATATCTCTCACTGGGCCTGCTATCCATGACCTCCGCCAATACACACAGCTCTCTACAAAAAGTAGCAGACCTCATTTTCCTTCTTAACTCTACCtcttaatattttaaagtattccACTGGGTCCTTGGTTCTGTAAGTACGTGTGGGCGTGCTTACGTCAGTAGCGTTGTCTTTGTAAAATGTCGGCTTCTCATTCATTCCTCCTATCCAAGCAAACAGGGGGCGGCCCAATGGAAATATTACTCCTCTATTTGCAATtacaggcactagatttataagtgtaCTAGTTTTTGACAATGCTGTTGGTTGGGTTTAATCCCACTGGatagaagtgttgcaaggcaggtcatgctggaacccataatgcccatcttctttctctgtttaaaatataagagaaaaagcaaTCAACCTTAGTCCATCTGGAAATCAAAAATTCATTgactgtactttgtacacacctgtactttcaagcagtaaaatctacaatttgttgccttaactgtaacacaggtcccccaataaccaaAAAGAAATAGCATAACTAGATACTTACAAGCTGCAAAAGGCAACTCTTCCCTGTCTAGATCCTTCTGCATGATATGAAACTTGCCAATCCTCtttgattactgaatattttttcaggtgagccagacatgtcccaggctaaggcctggtagtagataaaggaaagcctttagtttggtctattttaaacaaaactacCAATCAAGCTgcatcattatttttctaagtgctatggctacaaaagtcacatctgataatctcagcaggggcagattCAGGCCTTACAGCACAATATTAATTTTGCAGAATTTAAAAGGTACACTTTTTTTTAAGTCCAAACTATCTTGTGCCTGCATttgtatgtttataaaaatgaaacaggccttttactttcatcacaatacaatttttttttttttggggttgaCAGATATTTCAAAAAGTGTGATATCAAccatatttgaaaacatttttaacttgcaaatcaatgttgaattGAAAGTGTCCTCTCTCCACAGTTTCTGGAGGGCTAGggtctgttggataaacatgcaccatggaaaatttcaaaaaccacataagatttaaattaatagatattagattgaaaagcttcacaataCCAccacccaaaaaacaaaacaaaaaaaacagggttacaatttataagacattacaaacacattaaactgcacattacatatgaaaatatagTTGCACTGCTATTGCGTGTCACGAATCACCATAcaagttgagttatcagaacctgttgataagagcttcacctatagcaaccccccctcccatagaaccagatatgttcgcctgtacttggttgtccccaggacttattcttgagtagtgataactcaactccggtAGGTAGGCACCATAGAGGATCTGACAGAGGGATGCTGAACAGAGATAATCCTGGACCAGATAAAGAAGGAACACTAAGTAGTAACAGGATtcagtaccaacctccaccagtattacagattggcagtgtggagtagaggatggtgtagtaccagctgtggcctgtgtgagaaggagctagagagcagcacagggtCAGGGAAAATGCCAGAGCAAGATtgagcagtaaatctgtactgtgaaacactgcagacacaggtgagACTGATGGAACGAATAGCTGGCACCTCAATCCTGCAGATAGGAGGAGATCtctcagatgaaaaggcagagtccAAATCAAAGTAGAAGTCAGGCCCATGAGCAAACAAGCaaagtcagtatccaggcagagatcacaacaggtatcaatcaggaaactggcagactaaacacagaaccaggagcacagAGAAGTAAGCATGTAAatactataaccagcaaaggcagagtgaagccgacaggtatttaaaccagtagtagccaatcagggcaggtgtcagaactgcaggtgagaggagttcaggtgatcacactcaggctgaaaa
This window of the Mixophyes fleayi isolate aMixFle1 chromosome 8, aMixFle1.hap1, whole genome shotgun sequence genome carries:
- the LOC142099353 gene encoding heme oxygenase 1-like, with protein sequence MDSTTKPQTNSSLWDLSEELKEATKEVHQQAEDTEFMRNFQKGQVSLNEFKLVMSSLYFVYEALEEEIEHNKENPVFSPVYFPLELHRKAALEKDLEYFYGPQWRKRITHPQSTKNYVDRLHHVGHKEPELLVAHAYTRYLGDLSGGQVLKKIAQKALQLPITGEGLAFFTFDYVTNATKFKQLYRSRMNFIEMDNATKRRIIEEAKTAFILNVKVFEELQILSIQFQNDNFRSEAKLRNGPSKNMKVYSNTWTQANEKSICSKQFLRWSVIAGCVLLAIMGLYIL